Proteins co-encoded in one Malus domestica chromosome 09, GDT2T_hap1 genomic window:
- the LOC103421494 gene encoding serine/threonine-protein kinase PBL34-like yields MGLVRNPSKVESWGKSSKSKGRKKKDEAVEEPGCWVKLRFGTCMPSRSKVNSSITGTSVSYAETKSSNEKSRDREVTRGGSSTTTSNAGSSTSTPYFSEELKVASQLRKFTFNELKLATRNFRPESLLGEGGFGCVFKGWVEENGTAPVKPGTGLTVAVKTLNHDGLQGHKEWLAEIYFLGDLIHPNLVKLIGYSIEDDQRLLVYEFLPRGSLENHLFRRSLPLPWSIRMKIALGAAKGLAFLHEEVQKPVIYRDFKTSNILLDADYNAKLSDFGLAKDGPEGDKTHVSTRVMGTYGYAAPEYVMTGHLTSKSDVYSFGVVLLEMINGRRSMDKNRPNGEHNLVEWARQRFGDKKRLFQLIDPRLEGHFSIKGAQKAVQLAAHCLSRDPKARPMMSEVVEVLKPLQNLKDMASSSYHFQTMQEARSRSHSSSKNGIRTQPVFMPRNGQPVRSLSSPNGPPASPYYPGKSPKPNSKE; encoded by the exons ATGGGTTTGGTGCGTAATCCTAGCAAGGTGGAGAGTTGGGGTAAAAGTAGCAAATCGAAGGgtaggaagaagaaagatgaggcaGTGGAGGAACCTGGGTGTTGGGTTAAGCTCAGGTTTGGGACCTGCATGCCTTCGAGATCCAAAGTTAATAGCTCCATCACTGGAACTAGTGTTTCTTATG CGGAAACTAAATCTTCAAATGAGAAAAGTAGAGATCGAGAAGTTACTCGTGGAGGGTCGTCCACCACTACTAGTAATGCTGGGAGTTCTACGTCCACGCCCTATTTTAGCGAGGAACTGAAGGTTGCTTCCCAGCTCCGGAAATTCACATTTAACGAACTTAAGTTAGCGACTAGGAACTTCAGACCTGAGAGTCTTCTTGGTGAAGGTGGATTTGGTTGTGTATTTAAAGGTTGGGTTGAGGAGAATGGAACTGCCCCTGTGAAACCTGGTACCGGGCTTACGGTTGCAGTTAAGACTCTCAACCACGATGGACTTCAGGGTCACAAAGAATGGCTT gCTGAAATTTATTTTCTTGGTGATCTCATCCATCCTAATTTGGTAAAATTGATTGGTTACTCGATTGAAGATGATCAGAGGTTGTTGGTCTATGAGTTTTTGCCGAGGGGAAGTTTGGAAAACCATCTCTTCAGAA GGTCCCTGCCTCTTCCGTGGTCTATTAGAATGAAAATTGCACTCGGTGCTGCAAAGGGTCTTGCCTTTCTTCATGAAGAAGTTCAAAAACCGGTCATATACCGCGACTTCAAAACATCTAATATCCTATTAGATGCA GATTATAATGCCAAGCTTTCAGATTTCGGACTTGCGAAAGATGGCCCTGAGGGTGATAAAACTCATGTGTCCACACGAGTCATGGGAACATATGGTTATGCAGCCCCAGAGTATGTGATGACCG GACATTTGACATCAAAGAGCGATGTCTATAGTTTTGGAGTAGTTCTGCTCGAAATGATAAATGGCAGAAGATCCATGGACAAAAATAGACCAAATGGGGAGCACAATCTTGTGGAGTGGGCGAGGCAACGCTTTGGCGACAAGAAGAGGTTATTCCAGTTAATTGACCCCCGTCTTGAAGGTCATTTTTCGATTAAAGGTGCACAAAAAGCAGTCCAGCTTGCCGCCCACTGCCTCAGCCGTGACCCAAAAGCTAGGCCAATGATGAGTGAAGTTGTTGAAGTCCTAAAGCCTCTACAAAACCTCAAGGACATGGCCAGTTCTTCCTACCACTTCCAAACCATGCAAGAAGCTCGTTCCAGGTCCCACTCAAGTTCTAAGAACGGCATCAGAACGCAGCCGGTATTCATGCCGAGAAACGGACAGCCCGTAAGGAGCTTGTCGAGCCCGAATGGTCCACCTGCTTCTCCATATTATCCTGGAAAATCGCCTAAACCTAACTCAAAAGAATGA
- the LOC103442325 gene encoding hypersensitive-induced response protein 2-like, with protein MGQALGCVQVKQSKVAVREQFGKFDGVLEPGCHCMPWCFGYKVAGELSLRVRQLKVQCETKTKDNMFLNVVASIHYRPLPDKIPDAFYKLLNADLQIQAYVFDVIRETVPKLELDTVFEQKSDIAKAVQKELAKVMYEYGFEIVQTLIVDIVPHVVSIKAMNEISAAKRKRLVAKEKAEEENILKIKRAEGEAESKYFVGLGIARQGQAIVDGLRDSVLDCFTQIMLRRG; from the exons ATGGGTCAAGCACTTGGTTGTGTTCAAGTGAAGCAGTCAAAAGTTGCTGTGAGGGAACAATTTGGGAAGTTTGATGGTGTGCTTGAACCAGGATGCCATTGCATGCCCTGGTGTTTCGGATACAAGGTAGCCGGTGAGCTCTCACTGCGCGTGCGACAACTTAAAGTTCAATGCGAAACCAAGACCAAG GATAATATGTTTCTGAACGTGGTTGCATCGATTCACTATCGTCCCTTGCCAGACAAGATACCGGATGCTTTCTACAAGCTCTTGAATGCCGACTTGCAGATTCAGGCTTATGTGTTTGATG TTATTAGGGAAACTGTGCCGAAACTGGAGCTTGATACCGTCTTTGAGCAGAAAAGTGACATAGCAAAAGCTGTTCAAAAGGAACTTGCAAAG GTTATGTATGAGTACGGTTTTGAAATAGTCCAGACCCTGATTGTGGACATTGTACCACATGTTGTATCGATAAAAGCGATGAATGAGATCAGTGCAG CTAAAAGGAAGAGGCTGGTAGCGAAAGAGAAGGCGGAAGAGGAAAACATCCTGAAGATCAAGCGAGCAGAAGGAGAGGCCGAGTCCAAGTACTTTGTAGGACTTGGCATAGCGCGCCAGGGCCAGGCCATTGTTGACGGGCTGAGGGACAGCGTGCTTGACTGCTTTACACAGATTATGCTAAGGAGGGGATAA
- the LOC103442326 gene encoding hypersensitive-induced response protein 2-like: MGQALGCVQVKQSNVAVKVHFGKFDDVLEPGCHCMPWCFGYKVSGEISLRVRQLEVQCETKTKDNVFVKIVASIQYRALPHKMRKAIYKLSNAKSQIRAYAFDIIRASVPKFELDAVFEQKSDLAKAVDEELAKAMSSYGFEIVQTLIVDIVPDVHVKRAINEINAATRQRLVAKEKAEAEKILQIKRAEGEAEAKYLVGLGIARQRQAIVDGLRDSVLVFSENVPGTTAKDVMDMVLVTQYFDTMKEIGASSKSSSVIIPHGPGAVKDIVLQIREGLLQADYAKE; encoded by the exons ATGGGTCAAGCACTTGGTTGTGTTCAAGTGAAGCAGTCAAACGTTGCCGTGAAGGTGCATTTTGGGAAATTTGATGATGTGCTTGAACCAGGATGCCACTGCATGCCCTGGTGTTTCGGATACAAGGTATCCGGTGAGATCTCTCTGCGTGTGCGGCAACTTGAAGTTCAATGTGAAACCAAAACCAAG GATAATGTGTTTGTGAAAATAGTTGCATCGATTCAATATCGCGCCTTGCCACATAAGATGCGGAAAGCTATCTACAAGCTCTCAAACGCCAAATCACAGATTCGGGCCTACGCGTTTGATA TTATCAGGGCAAGTGTGCCGAAATTTGAGCTTGATGCTGTCTTTGAGCAGAAGAGTGACCTAGCGAAAGCTGTTGACGAGGAGCTtgcaaag GCAATGTCTTCTTATGGTTTCGAAATAGTCCAGACCCTTATTGTGGATATCGTTCCAGATGTTCATGTGAAGAGAGCGATAAATGAGATCAATGCAG CTACAAGGCAGAGACTGGTGGCGAAAGAAAAGGCTGAAGCGGAGAAAATCCTACAGATCAAGCGAGCAGAAGGAGAGGCAGAGGCCAAGTACTTGGTAGGGCTTGGCATAGCACGCCAGCGGCAGGCCATTGTTGACGGGCTGAGAGACAGTGTGCTTGTCTTCTCCGAAAATGTTCCCGGAACAACAGCCAAGGATGTCATGGACATGGTTTTGGTGACTCAATACTTCGACACCATGAAGGAGATTGGTGCATCCTCAAAATCATCGTCTGTTATCATCCCGCATGGGCCAGGTGCAGTCAAGGACATTGTTTTGCAGATTCGAGAGGGTCTCCTTCAAGCCGATTATGCTAAGGAATAA
- the LOC103442794 gene encoding glucan endo-1,3-beta-D-glucosidase-like has protein sequence MASMLSSLAFVICVLCFLASTPQAAPATAPFLFPEAQSTVLPDPLTFFAPNLLSSPLPTSSFFQNFVLHNGDQPEYIHPYIIRSANSSLSFAYPSFSYTSTVVSTSPFEADLTIFASKSNNKGHHVVSDFNDLSVTLDFPSSNLRFYLVRGSPFLSCFVYRPTAVSLSTDHKIVSATSASGSNTKFIVKLDNDQTWLVYTSSPTELTHSGSSMLTLQDFSGVVRFAVMPDPDPKSEGILDHFSSCYPVSGAAVLKNSNTLSYKFEKIGGDLLMLAHPLHLKLLSNATVLQDFKYKSIDGDLIGVVGDSWVLAPKPIPVTWNSVGGVKKDSFPEIISALRRDVDALSSTQSTTSSSYFYGKLVARAARLALIAEEVAFPDVIPVIRTFLREKIEPWLDGTFSGNGFLHDKKWGGLVTKSSTADPGADFGFGLYSDHHFHLGYFIYGISVLAKIDPAWGEKYKPQAYSLVEDFLNKDKQSNPNYPRLRTFDLYKLHSWAGGLTEFANGRNQESTSEAVNAYYAASLMGKAYNDAQLEATGSLLTTLEIQAAQMWWHVREGGESQIYQQDFVKENRVVGILWATKRDSGLWFATAEAREIRLGIQVLPVLPVTEVLFSDAGFASELVNWALPALSRTGVTEGWKGFVFALQGMFDKEGALEKIRSLKEFDDGNSLSNLLWWIHSR, from the coding sequence ATGGCAAGCATGCTTTCTTCTCTTGCTTTCGTCATCTGCGTTCTCTGTTTTTTGGCGTCGACTCCGCAGGCCGCCCCTGCTACAGCCCCGTTCCTTTTCCCGGAAGCTCAATCCACCGTCCTCCCCGACCCTTTGACCTTCTTCGCCCCGAACCTCCTCTCATCCCCACTCCCTACCAGCTCATTCTTTCAAAACTTTGTCCTTCACAATGGCGACCAACCGGAGTACATACACCCCTACATCATCAGATCAGCCAACTCTTCCCTGTCTTTCGCTTACCCGTCTTTCTCCTACACCTCTACCGTCGTATCCACATCCCCGTTCGAAGCCGACCTCACCATCTTCGCCTCAAAATCAAACAACAAGGGCCACCATGTAGTCTCCGACTTCAATGATTTGAGTGTGACATTGGACTTTCCCTCCTCCAACCTCCGCTTCTACCTCGTCCGCGGAAGCCCCTTTCTCAGCTGCTTTGTTTATCGCCCCACGGCGGTTTCTTTATCGACTGATCATAAAATTGTCTCGGCAACATCAGCGAGTGGCTCAAATACTAAGTTCATCGTCAAGCTCGACAATGATCAGACATGGCTAGTATACACATCCTCACCAACAGAATTAACTCACAGCGGCTCATCCATGTTAACTCTTCAGGACTTTTCTGGGGTTGTTCGTTTTGCTGTAATGCCGGATCCTGATCCTAAATCTGAGGGAATTCTTGACCACTTCAGTTCTTGTTACCCGGTTTCTGGTGCAGCTGTGCTCAAAAACTCAAATACTTTGTCGTATAAATTTGAAAAGATAGGCGGAGACTTGCTCATGCTAGCTCATCCTCTACATCTCAAGCTTCTGTCCAATGCCACAGTTTTGCAGGATTTTAAGTACAAAAGCATTGACGGGGATTTGATTGGCGTTGTTGGTGATTCGTGGGTGTTAGCACCAAAGCCTATTCCAGTCACTTGGAATTCCGTTGGAGGTGTCAAAAAAGATTCATTCCCTGAAATCATATCTGCGCTTCGTCGAGACGTTGACGCTCTTAGTTCTACACAATCAACTACTTCGTCTTCATATTTTTATGGGAAACTGGTTGCTAGAGCGGCAAGGCTGGCTCTGATCGCCGAGGAGGTAGCTTTCCCTGATGTGATACCCGTGATTAGGACATTCTTAAGGGAGAAAATTGAGCCGTGGTTGGATGGTACTTTTAGCGGCAACGGATTTTTGCACGATAAAAAATGGGGTGGACTTGTTACGAAATCCTCCACAGCTGATCCAGGTGCTGATTTTGGGTTTGGTCTTTATTCCGATCACCATTTTCATCTGGGGTACTTTATATATGGAATTTCCGTGTTAGCAAAGATTGATCCTGCATGGGGGGAGAAGTACAAGCCTCAAGCTTACTCGCTCGTGGAGGATTTTCTCAACAAGGACAAGCAATCGAATCCAAATTATCCGCGTCTGAGAACCTTTGATCTTTATAAATTGCACTCGTGGGCGGGAGGGTTGACAGAATTCGCAAACGGGAGGAATCAAGAGAGCACGAGTGAGGCGGTTAATGCTTACTATGCAGCTTCTCTGATGGGAAAAGCCTATAACGACGCGCAACTTGAGGCCACCGGTTCACTGCTTACTACATTGGAAATTCAGGCAGCTCAAATGTGGTGGCACgtgagagagggaggagagagtcAAATTTACCAGCAAGATTTCGTGAAGGAAAACCGAGTTGTGGGAATTTTATGGGCGACCAAGAGAGACAGCGGGCTTTGGTTTGCGACTGCGGAGGCAAGAGAAATCAGACTTGGAATCCAAGTACTGCCTGTTTTGCCAGTTACTGAGGTATTGTTCTCGGACGCGGGTTTCGCCAGTGAGCTAGTGAACTGGGCATTACCGGCGCTCAGCAGGACGGGAGTCACGGAAGGATGGAAGGGATTTGTATTTGCATTACAAGGGATGTTCGACAAAGAAGGCGCTTTGGAGAAGATTAGAAGCTTGAAAGAATTCGACGACGGGAACTCCCTCAGTAATCTCTTATGGTGGATTCACAGTAGATGA
- the LOC103442327 gene encoding mitochondrial outer membrane protein porin of 34 kDa-like — MVGPGLYTDIGKKARDLLYRDYQSDHKFTITTFSPTGVAITSSGTKKGELFLADVNTQLKNKNVTTDVKVDTDSNLSTTITVDQPAPGLKAIFSFKVPDQRSGKVELQYLHDYAGISSSVGLTANPIVNFSGVIGTNQLALGTDLSFDTKTGNLTKCNAGLSFSNADLVAALTLNDKGDILSASYYHSVNPLSNTAVGAEVTHRFPTNENTITLGTQHALDPLTSIKARVNNFGKASALIQHEWRPKSFLTVSGEVDTKAIEKSAKIGLALALKP; from the exons ATGGTGGGACCTGGGCTTTACACCGACATCGGCAAGAAAGCCAGAG ATCTTCTGTACAGGGATTACCAGAGCGACCATAAGttcaccatcaccaccttctcTCCCACTGGAGTG GCTATCACTTCTTCAGGAACGAAGAAAGGTGAGTTGTTTCTGGCTGATGTGAACACTCAGTTGAAGAACAAGAATGTCACAACTGATGTCAAAGTTGACACCGACTCCAAT CTGTCCACCACTATTACGGTTGATCAACCTGCTCCTGGCCTGAAGGCAATCTTTAGCTTCAAAGTTCCTGATCAGAGGTCTGGCAAG GTGGAACTCCAATATCTGCATGACTATGCAGGGATAAGCTCCAGTGTTGGTTTGACAGCGAACCCTATTGTTAACTTCTCCGGTGTTATTGGAACCAATCAGCTTGCACTTGGTACTGATCTGTCATTCGACACCAAGACCGGGAATTTGACTAAATGCAATGCTGGACTGAGCTTCTCCAATGCTGATCTGGTCGCTGCATTGACCCT GAATGATAAAGGTGACATCCTCAGTGCATCCTACTATCACAGTGTCAATCCCCTTTCCAACACAGCTGTTGGCGCTGAGGTGACCCACAGGTTTCCTACCAACGAGAATACCATCACTCTTGGCACCCAGCATGCCCTGGATCCATTGACATCCATTAAGGCACGCGTAAACAACTTTGGCAAAGCAAGTGCCCTGATCCAGCACGAGTGGCGCCCAAAGTCATTCCTCACTGTTTCAGGAGAGGTAGACACCAAGGCCATTGAGAAGAGCGCCAAGATTGGGTTGGCTCTTGCTCTCAAGCCATGA
- the LOC103442329 gene encoding probable auxin efflux carrier component 8 yields the protein MISLTDVYHVVAATVPLYIAMILAYLSVKWWKLFTPDQCSGINKFVAKFSIPLLSFQIISSNNPYKMNHKLILSDCLQKLTAFLALAAVTKFSSYGGLNSIITGLSLSTLPNTLILGIPLLKAMYGDEAAKLVTQIVVLQSLIWYNMLLFLFEFRAAKAASVTPSSEPTAEDMEVPHEAQSKDETEDETRADNTRKIKSILLTVGRKLITNPNTHATMLGLIWASIHYKWGVKLPEIIAQSISILSNGGLGMAMFSLGLFMATRGSIIACGTRKAMLAMGLKFIAGPAIMALSSFAVGLRGKVLRVAVVQATLPQGIVPFVFAKEYNVHPDVLSTGVIFGMLIALPIALAYYFLLGL from the exons ATGATTTCTCTAACAGATGTCTACCATGTTGTGGCAGCCACTGTTCCTCTATATATTGCCATGATTTTGGCCTACCTTTCTGTGAAATGGTGGAAGCTCTTCACACCAGATCAATGCTCTGGAATTAACAAATTCGTTGCCAAATTCTCAATCCCTCTTCTGTCCTTTCAAATCATTTCTTCCAACAACCCTTACAAAATGAACCATAAACTCATCCTCTCGGACTGCCTCCAAAAACTGACTGCATTCCTGGCACTGGCAGCAGTCACTAAATTCAGTTCCTATGGCGGGTTGAATTCCATCATAACCGGCCTCTCTCTTTCGACGCTTCCTAACACGTTGATCCTCGGGATTCCGCTGCTGAAGGCCATGTACGGGGATGAGGCGGCCAAGCTTGTGACACAGATAGTTGTGTTGCAGAGCTTAATCTGGTACAATATGTTGCTGTTTCTGTTTGAGTTCAGGGCCGCTAAGGCGGCGTCTGTCACACCTTCATCAGAACCCACTGCAG AGGATATGGAGGTGCCTCACGAAGCGCAATCGAAAGATGAGACGGAGGACGAAACGAGAGCCGACAATACTAGGAAGATCAAATCTATTCTGTTAACAGTTGGGAGGAAGCTTATAACCAACCCAAACACTCATGCAACAATGTTGGGTCTGATTTGGGCAAGCATACACTACAA GTGGGGAGTGAAGCTGCCAGAAATCATTGCGCAATCAATCTCGATACTGTCGAATGGAGGACTTGGGATGGCAATGTTCAGCTTAG GCCTTTTCATGGCAACGCGCGGTAGCATAATAGCGTGTGGGACACGAAAGGCGATGCTAGCCATGGGATTGAAGTTCATAGCCGGCCCTGCGATAATGGCGCTGTCCTCCTTTGCAGTTGGACTAAGGGGCAAAGTTCTCAGAGTGGCAGTAGTGCAG GCAACTCTTCCTCAAGGAATCGTTCCTTTCGTGTTTGCGAAAGAATACAATGTACATCCAGACGTTTTGAGCACCGG GGTTATTTTTGGGATGCTCATTGCATTGCCGATAGCATTGGCCTACTACTTCCTTCTGGGATTGTAA
- the LOC103421495 gene encoding pectate lyase: MVLGPMASKLNLVLFMISFCMLVPSLKAETANDTLNIANFDAVWQERAMKAQKAALKAYQPNPEQVTEDFNESVEQTVVEEDLEDDQSAGNSTRRNLRGKHYKGPCKATNPIDRCWRCRANWANNRKKLASCVKGFGRKTRGGKKGAYYIVTDSSDDNVHDPKPGTLRHAVIQTQPLWIIFARSMVIRLSQELIVTSHKTIDARGANVHIAHGAGITLQFVQNVIIHGLRIHDTVPGSGGMIRDSLSHIGIRTQSDGDGISIYGSSNIWLDHLSMWNCADGLIDAIQGSTAITISNCHFTHHNDVMLFGASDAFAGDAIMQITVAFNHFGKGLIQRMPRCRWGFVHVVNNDYTHWIMYAIGGSSHPTIISQGNRFIAPPNQAAKEVTKRDYAPESVWKSWQWRSEGDLMMNGAFFVQSGVPNKKHGFGKLDMIKAKPGTFVRRLTRFAGSLNCKVGKKC; this comes from the exons atggTTCTTGGACCAATGGCATCGAAGCTCAATTTGGTCCTCTTTATGATTTCTTTCTGCATGCTGGTTCCAAGCTTGAAGGCTGAGACAGCAAATGACACCCTCAACATTGCTAACTTCGATGCCGTATGGCAGGAACGAGCCATGAAAGCTCAGAAGGCAGCCCTCAAGGCCTACCAACCCAACCCGGAACAAGTCACCGAGGACTTCAACGAAAGCGTTGAACA GACCGTCGTTGAGGAGGACCTTGAAGATGATCAGTCTGCCGGTAACAGCACAAGGAGGAATCTGAGAGGAAAACATTACAAGGGCCCTTGCAAGGCCACAAACCCGATCGACCGCTGCTGGCGGTGCCGGGCCAACTGGGCTAACAACCGCAAGAAGCTGGCCAGCTGCGTGAAAGGCTTTGGCCGCAAGACGCGCGGAGGCAAGAAAGGGGCTTACTACATTGTCACCGACTCTTCGGACGACAATGTCCATGACCCTAAGCCCGGAACCCTACGGCACGCCGTGATCCAAACGCAACCGTTGTGGATCATATTTGCACGCAGCATGGTCATCAGGCTGAGCCAAGAGCTCATAGTAACGAGCCACAAGACAATTGACGCACGAGGGGCAAATGTGCACATTGCTCATGGCGCAGGGATCACACTCCAGTTCGTTCAGAACGTGATTATTCATGGCCTCCGCATCCACGACACCGTACCAGGCAGCGGTGGTATGATCAGGGACTCCCTGAGTCACATCGGGATTCGCACACAGAGTGACGGAGATGGTATCTCCATTTACGGGTCGTCTAACATTTGGCTCGACCATCTTTCTATGTGGAATTGCGCGGATGGGCTCATCGACGCCATTCAAGGGTCTACTGCTATTACCATATCCAACTGCCACTTCACCCATCACAACGAC GTGATGCTTTTCGGGGCTAGCGATGCGTTTGCAGGGGATGCAATCATGCAAATAACGGTTGCGTTTAACCATTTCGGCAAGGGATTGATACAGAGAATGCCAAGATGCAGATGGGGATTTGTCCATGTCGTGAACAATGACTACACACATTGGATCATGTATGCCATCGGAGGAAGCTCTCACCCCACAATTATCAGCCAGGGCAACCGATTCATCGCCCCACCAAACCAGGCTGCAAAAGAA GTGACGAAGAGAGACTATGCACCGGAGAGCGTGTGGAAGAGCTGGCAATGGAGATCAGAAGGAGATCTTATGATGAATGGAGCATTCTTTGTTCAGTCTGGAGTGCCGAACAAGAAGCATGGATTTGGCAAGTTAGACATGATCAAAGCAAAACCAGGCACATTCGTCAGAAGGCTCACACGCTTTGCAGGTTCTCTCAACTGCAAGGTTGGCAAGAAGTGCTAG
- the LOC103429035 gene encoding FACT complex subunit SSRP1, with translation MTDGHLFNNISLGGRGGTNPGQLKIFSGGILWKKQGGGKAVEVDKADIVGVTWMKVPKTNQLSVQIKDGLYYKFIGFRDQDVTSLTNYFQNTCGLTPAEKQLSVSGRNWGEVDLSGNMLTFLVDSKQAFEVSLADVSQTQLQGKNDVILEFHVDDTTGANEKDSLMEISFHIPNSNTQFVGDESHPPAQVFRDKIMSMADVGAGGEDAVTTFDSIAILTPRGRYSVELHLSFLRLQGANDFKIQYSSVVRLFLLPRSNQPHTFVVVTLDPPIRKGQTLYPHIVLQFETDLVYQTELTMSEELLNTKYKDKLELSYKGLMHEVFTTILRGLSGAKVTKPGKFRSCQDGYAVKSSLKAEDGVLYPLEKSFFFLPKPPTLILHDQIDYVEFERHGAGGSNMHYFDLLIRLKSEQEHLFRNIQRNEYHNLFDFISSKGLKIMNLGEGQAANGGVAPLLDDADDDAVDPHLVRVKNEAGDDESDEEDEDFVIDKDDGGSPTDDSGEDDSDASESGGEKEKPAKKESRKEPSTSKVSSSKKQKTKDAGEDGSKKKKQKKKKDPNAPKRAMSGFMFFSNMERDNVKRENPGIAFTDVGRVLGEKWKKMSAEEKEPYEAKARQDKERYKDEISGYKNPQPMNIDSGNESD, from the exons ATGACGGACGGCCACCTCTTCAACAATATCTCCCTCGGCGGCCGCGGCGGCACG AATCCGGGGCagctaaaaatattttcaggaGGGATTTTATGGAAAAAACAGGGAGGGGGTAAAGCAGTCGAGGTTGATAAAGCTGACATTGTTGGGGTAACATGGATGAAGGTCCCAAAGACTAACCAACTTAGTGTTCAGATTAAGGACGGGTTATACTACAAGTTCATTGGATTTCGTGACCAG GATGTCACTAGTTTGACCAATTATTTTCAAAATACATGTGGGTTAACACCGGCAGAGAAGCAACTTTCTGTAAGCGGACGTAATTGGGGAGAAGTCGATTTAAGCG GGAATATGCTGACTTTCTTGGTTGACTCCAAGCAAGCATTTGAGGTATCTTTGGCTGATGTCTCACAAACACAACTTCAGGGGAAAAATGATGTCATCTTAGAGTTCCACGTGGATGATACGACAGGAGCTAATGAG AAAGATTCTTTGATGGAAATAAGCTTTCATATACCTAACTCCAACACTCAATTTGTTGGCGATGAGAGTCATCCTCCTGCTCAG GTTTTTCGTGACAAAATCATGTCAATGGCAGATGTTGGTGCTGGAGGTGAAGATGCTGTTACCACATTTGATAGCATTGCAATCCTCACACCAAG GGGTCGCTACAGCGTGGAACTTCATCTTTCATTCTTGCGGCTTCAAGGGGCTAATGATTTCAAAATTCAGTACAGCAGTGTTGTTCGTCTGTTTCTACTTCCTAGG TCTAACCAGCCTCATACCTTTGTTGTTGTCACTCTTGATCCTCCTATCCGTAAAGGCCAAACATTGTACCCGCATATTGTTTTGCAG TTTGAAACTGACCTTGTGTATCAAACCGAACTGACAATGAGTGAAGAACTTTTGAACACGAAATACAAGGACAAGTTAGAACTATCTTATAAG GGACTAATGCATGAAGTGTTCACCACAATATTGCGTGGCTTGTCTGGTGCCAAAGTTACGAAACCAGGAAAATTCCGCAGCTGTCAAGATGGTTATGCTGTCAAATCTTCACTGAAAGCTGAAGATGGAGTTCTATATCCTCTTGAGAAGAGCTTCTTTTTCCTACCAAAACCTCCCACCCTTATTCTTCACGATCAG ATTGACTATGTGGAATTTGAGAGGCATGGTGCTGGAGGCTCAAATATGCACTATTTTGATCTTCTCATCAGACTCAAAAGTGAGCAAGAACACCTGTTCCGAAACATTCAGAGGAATGAATATCATAATCTTTTTGACTTCATCAG TTCAAAGGGTCTCAAAATCATGAACTTAGGAGAGGGCCAAGCAGCAAATGGTGGTGTGGCTCCTCTTCTTGATGACGCAGATGATGATGCTGTTGACCCACATCTTGTTCGTGTGAAGAATGAAGCTGGTGATGATGAGAGTGATGAAGAG GATGAAGATTTTGTTATTGACAAGGACGATGGAGGTTCTCCTACCGATGACTCTGGGGAGGATGATTCAGATGCTAGTGAAAGTGGAGGTGAAAAAGAG AAGCCTGCAAAAAAGGAGTCTAGAAAGGAACCTTCAACTTCCAAGGTATCATcttcaaagaaacaaaaaaccaaagatGCAGGTGAAGATggttcaaagaagaaaaaacagaagaagaaaaaggatccAAATGCGCCGAAAAGAGCAATGTCTGGTTTTATGTTCTTCTCAAACATGGAGAGAGAT AATGTAAAGAGAGAGAACCCTGGAATTGCATTTACTGATGTGGGGAGAGTACTCGGAGAGAAGTGGAAAAAGATGTCAG CGGAGGAAAAGGAGCCATATGAAGCAAAGGCTCGTCAAGATAAAGAACGCTACAAGGATGAAATCAGTGGTTACAAGAACCCCCAACCCATGAACATAGATTCGGGGAATGAATCTGATTGA